In one window of Strigops habroptila isolate Jane unplaced genomic scaffold, bStrHab1.2.pri NW_022045584.1_ctg1, whole genome shotgun sequence DNA:
- the CACNG7 gene encoding voltage-dependent calcium channel gamma-7 subunit, with the protein MSSCSSRALTLLSSVFGACGLLLVGIAVSTDHWLYMEEGVVLPQNQSTEVRMALHAGLWRVCFFAGREKGRCVASEYFLEPEINLVTENTENILKTVRTATPFPMVSLFLVFTAFVISNVGHIRPQRTLLAFVSGIFFILSGLSLVVGLVLYISSINDEVMNRPSGSEQYFQYRYGWSFAFAASSFLLKEGAGVMSVYLFTKRYAEEELFRAPPALLRPRLSACSGLSGQFLQPRAWPRARSPSEASSDVSIQMTQNYPPAIKYPQHGHLNTSPC; encoded by the exons ATGAGCTCGTGCAGCAGCCGGGCGCTGACGCTGCTGAGCAGCGTGTTCGGGGCCTGcgggctgctgctggtgggcaTCGCCGTCAGCACCGACCACTGGCTCTACATGGAGGAGGGGGTGGTGCTGCCGCAGAACCAGAGCACCGAGGTGCGCATGGCGCTGCACGCCGGCCTCTGGAGGGTCTGCTTCTTCGCCG GGCGGGAGAAGGGGCGCTGCGTCGCCTCCGAGTATTTCCTGGAGCCCGAAATCAACCTCGTGACGGAGAACACGGAAAACATCCTGA AGACGGTGCGCACGGCCACGCCGTTCCCCATGGTGAGCCTCTTCCTCGTCTTCACGGCCTTTGTCATCAGCAACGTGGGGCACATCCGGCCGCAGCGCACGCTGCTCGCCTTCGTCTCGGGCATCTTCTTCATCCTCTCGG GGCTGTCGCTGGTGGTGGGGCTGGTTCTCTACATCTCCAGCATCAACGACGAGGTGATGAACCGCCCGAGCGGCTCGGAGCAGTACTTCCAGTACCGCTACGGCTGGTCCTTCGCCTTCGCCgcctcctccttcctgctcaAGGAG GGCGCCGGGGTGATGTCGGTGTACCTGTTCACCAAGCGCTACGCGGAGGAGGAGCTGTTCCGGGCGCCCCCCGCGCTGCTGCGGCCGCGGCTCAGCGCCTGCTCGGGGCTGTCGGGGCAGTTCCTGCAGCCCCGCGCCTGGCCCCGCGCCCGCAGCCCCTCCGAGGCCTCCTCGGACGTGTCCATCCAGATGACCCAGAACTACCCCCCCGCCATCAAGTACCCCCAGCACGGGCACCTCAACACCTCCCCCTGCTAG
- the CACNG8 gene encoding voltage-dependent calcium channel gamma-8 subunit yields MATAPPRPSPDVTPRSFQAPPLPAGPPPSLPPPPFGPPPISPPPRTRRSRARTRIGTGTPGTPPGPPRDPPGTHRDPTGPTGTHRDPPNHREPPPEPPWGPPIPIPRGPPRAPPLPALCPRRPVPLAGFWGSGSPGGAARGGLCSRLDALKHWDGGGPLWCERGVQALLTAVGAFAAFGLMTIAIGTDYWLYARAFICNTSNASGDDAAQRDRRDPGGMTHSGLWRVCCLEGLKRGLCLKINHFPEDMEYDHDSAEYLLRVVRASSIFPILSAALLLLGGVCVAASRLRGARTSLVLGAGILFVAAGLSNIIGVIVYISSNAGEPGPRREEPKKSHYSYGWSFYFGGLSFILAEAIGVLAVNLYIERHRKARGGGGPLLPSITRSGRNHPAGGGPESASGTSTLNRKTTPV; encoded by the exons ATGGCAaccgctccgccccgcccctcccctGACGTCACCCCCCGAAGCTTCCAGGCTCCGCCCCTCCCAGCTggcccccccccctccctcccgccccccccctTCGGCCCCCCCCCCAtcagcccccccccccgcacccgCCGCAGCCGCGCACGGACCCGCATCGGCACCGGcacccccgggacccccccgggacccccccgggacccccccggcaCCCACCGGGACCCAACGGGACCCACCGGCACCCACCGGGACCCCCCGAACCACCGGGAGCCCCCCCCGGAACCG CCTTGgggtccccccatccccatcccgaggggccccccccgggcccccccaCTCCCCGCTCTCTGTCCGCGCCGCCCGGTCCCGCTGGCGGGTTTCTGGGGCTCGGGCTCccccggcggcgcggcgcggggggggctctgctccaggctggacGCGCTCAAGCACTGGGATGGGGGGGGCCCGCTGTGGTGCGAGAGGGGGGTCCAGGCGCTGCTCACGGCCGTGGGCGCCTTCGCGGCCTTCGGCCTCATGACCATCGCCATCGGCACCGACTATTGGCTCTACGCCCGCGCCTTCATCTGCAACACCAGCAACGCCTCCGGCGACGACGCGGCGCAGCGCGACCGCCGCGACCCCGGCGGCATGACCCACTCCGGCCTCTGGAGGGTGTGCTGCCTCGAAG GCCTCAAGCGGGGGCTTTGCCTGAAGATCAACCACTTCCCCGAGGACATGGAGTACGACCATGACAGCGCCGAGTACCTGCTCC GGGTGGTCCGAGCCTCCAGCATCTTCCCGATCCTGAGCGcggcactgctgctgctggggggggtcTGCGTGGCCGCCAGCCGCCTGCGGGGGGCCCGCACCAGCCTCGTGCTGGGGGCCGGTATCCTCTTCGTGGCTGCTG gtctCAGCAACATCATCGGGGTGATCGTGTACATCTCGTCCAACGCGGGGGAGCCGGGCCCGCGCCGCGAGGAGCCCAAGAAGAGCCATTACTCCTACGGCTGGTCCTTCTACTTCGGGGGCCTCTCGTTCATCCTGGCCGAGGCCATCGGCGTCCTCGCCGTCAACCTCTACATCGAGCGGCACCGCAAggcccggggggggggcggccccctcctgcc CTCCATAACGCGTTCGGGAAGGAACCacccggcggggggggggcccGAGAGTGCGTCCGGGACCAGCACCCTGAATCGCAAGACAACCCCCGTGTAG